The following are encoded together in the Citrobacter arsenatis genome:
- a CDS encoding LacI family DNA-binding transcriptional regulator, whose translation MTTVTLAQVAERAGVSTATVSMVLRNRGRISQATRDRVLKALDDAGYVYNQTAANLRNRSSNQVGLLLHDITNPFYGEMTAGLSHEMERHDLLLFLANSEESGERQQKFVDSLMRNNACGMVLCAARETPTSFFEALKRRNIPAIMVVRPLSDPDFDFVGTDNFLGTQMATTHLVKMGHKNIAFIGGSPSSGSRAQRIGGFTSTLLEHGISPNPQWIVATQASQIDGAKAAESLLLRFPQITAAVCYQDIVALGVMQALRKMGREPGHDFALVGFDDITEAALVQPALTTVSVAAKEIGRKAGELLYSRIQGNDEPPKRIILPPALVVRESCGFS comes from the coding sequence ATGACAACAGTCACGTTGGCGCAGGTAGCTGAGCGCGCGGGAGTCTCCACGGCAACCGTTTCAATGGTGTTGCGTAACCGGGGGCGCATTTCTCAGGCCACGCGTGACCGGGTACTCAAAGCGCTGGACGATGCAGGGTACGTTTATAACCAAACCGCCGCCAACCTGCGTAACCGGAGCAGTAATCAGGTAGGATTGTTGTTACACGATATCACCAACCCTTTTTACGGCGAGATGACGGCAGGGCTAAGCCACGAGATGGAGCGGCATGATCTGCTGCTGTTTCTGGCAAACAGCGAAGAGTCAGGAGAACGGCAGCAAAAATTTGTTGATTCGCTGATGCGCAATAATGCCTGCGGCATGGTGCTCTGCGCGGCGCGCGAAACGCCGACATCCTTCTTTGAAGCGCTGAAAAGGCGCAACATTCCCGCCATCATGGTGGTTCGTCCCCTTAGCGATCCTGATTTTGATTTTGTGGGCACCGATAACTTTCTCGGTACGCAAATGGCGACCACTCATTTAGTCAAAATGGGGCACAAGAATATTGCGTTTATTGGTGGGAGCCCAAGTTCCGGGAGCCGGGCGCAGCGTATCGGCGGATTCACCAGCACGTTGCTGGAGCATGGGATATCGCCGAATCCGCAATGGATAGTGGCTACGCAGGCCAGCCAAATTGACGGAGCAAAAGCGGCGGAGTCTCTTCTTTTGCGGTTCCCGCAAATTACCGCTGCCGTTTGCTATCAAGATATCGTGGCGCTTGGGGTCATGCAGGCATTACGTAAAATGGGGCGCGAACCTGGGCATGATTTTGCGCTGGTGGGGTTCGACGACATCACCGAAGCGGCGCTGGTACAACCTGCGCTCACCACCGTGTCGGTGGCGGCAAAAGAGATAGGTCGCAAGGCTGGAGAGCTACTTTACAGTCGCATTCAGGGAAATGACGAACCACCGAAACGTATTATTCTGCCGCCTGCGCTGGTGGTCAGAGAATCATGTGGTTTTAGCTGA
- the dapB gene encoding 4-hydroxy-tetrahydrodipicolinate reductase, which produces MHDAQIRVAIAGAGGRMGRQLIQATLGMDGVQLGAALEREGSSLLGSDAGELAGAGKTGVTVQSSLEAVKDDFDVFIDFTRPEGTLAHLAFCRQHGKGMVIGTTGFDDAGKQTIRDAAQEIAIVFAANFSVGVNVMLKLLEKAAKVMGDYTDIEIIEAHHRHKVDAPSGTALAMGEAIAGALDKDLKECAVYSREGYTGERVPGTIGFATVRAGDIVGEHTAMFADIGERIEITHKASSRMTFANGAVRSAIWLKSKSNGLFDMKDVLDLRNL; this is translated from the coding sequence ATGCATGATGCACAAATCCGCGTTGCCATCGCGGGAGCCGGAGGACGCATGGGGCGTCAGTTGATTCAGGCCACTCTCGGCATGGATGGTGTACAGCTCGGTGCGGCGCTAGAGCGCGAAGGTTCTTCCTTACTGGGAAGCGATGCCGGAGAGTTAGCAGGAGCCGGTAAAACGGGCGTTACCGTACAAAGCAGCCTTGAGGCGGTGAAAGATGATTTCGATGTTTTCATTGATTTTACCCGCCCGGAAGGCACGCTGGCGCATCTGGCGTTCTGCCGCCAGCACGGTAAAGGGATGGTGATTGGCACTACCGGCTTTGATGACGCAGGTAAACAGACTATTCGCGATGCCGCGCAGGAGATTGCTATCGTCTTCGCCGCGAACTTTAGCGTTGGCGTCAACGTCATGCTTAAGCTGCTGGAGAAGGCGGCGAAAGTGATGGGTGATTATACCGATATTGAGATTATTGAAGCCCACCACCGCCATAAAGTGGATGCGCCGTCAGGCACTGCGCTGGCGATGGGCGAGGCGATTGCCGGGGCGCTGGATAAAGATTTAAAAGAGTGCGCCGTCTATTCTCGTGAAGGCTACACCGGCGAGCGCGTACCGGGAACCATCGGCTTTGCCACGGTACGGGCCGGGGATATCGTCGGCGAGCATACCGCGATGTTTGCCGATATTGGCGAGCGTATTGAGATCACGCATAAAGCGTCCAGCCGCATGACCTTTGCCAATGGCGCAGTGCGATCGGCAATTTGGCTAAAATCAAAGTCAAATGGTCTTTTTGATATGAAAGATGTGCTTGATTTACGCAATTTATAA